The DNA sequence GTCGAAGTCAATAATCAGCTGATGTGAAGACGCCTTGTTCCACGTCGCAGACAGCTTGCGGGAGCGATTCCCTTTTGAAGTTACGTCACGCCGATCCCATGTCACATCACCTATCAAGCAAAGTACCTCAGGTGGCTCATTCGACTGTTTCCGAAAAGTAGCACGGCTGTCCTCTCCCCATCTTCATAAGCACTTGGGCTGGCTAAGCCTCCCGATGAGCCCTGCAGTGCTGGAATGTCTTCACAAAACGACCCCATCGTGGCTGTCCGACACTCCTCAGCTGTCGCGAGAAACTACTAGGATATCGAAGTGTAGCCCGCTGCATTCGAAGGAATATTTACTGCTCTAGGTTCTTCAACAGAAACCCCATCGATTTCCTCTGGTCGCGCCGTCACAACCACCCTTGATCATTCGGTAGTCCCGACCGCCACTGAATTTAAGCAAGACCTAAGGCCGTCTACAGGAACCTGCTTATCCACACAGCCTCGTCTGGAGGCCTTACGGCCATCTACTGAGTGGCCAGACAACTTTATGAGATCAGCTTCTACGCCGCACTAGGCGCAGACGCGACAAACTTCTGAGTATTCTGAATCTGGTAAGTAACTAACTGGGCCGAAACGGGAGTGGCACGCAATTTACAACCACCCTTCGGACCACCGGCAAGCTAATTTAATGACCTCGTGATGCCGTAAATAAAACTGCTTCTCTCTCTCACTTACTATTCTGTGGTGTAGTTGTAACTCTTCGAAAAAAAGGGAAGTCTGCAAACTGCATTGATATATTCATGAGAGATACACTCCCGTTCCAAAGTGAAAGCGGTTCTTCAAGCGAGGATCCTGAATGGACAAAAGCTTATTTCCTAATAGGCCAAGGGTTTCAGTGACAACAGTGTCTCCGACGAACGCTGAAACAGGCAAAAGCGTCATGTAAACAGTCAGCAGTCCAAGTTGGGTCACATGAACTGACCCACCATTTGAAACGAATGAATTCACGTAAAACAAACTGTTCAGCTGGACTAGTGGTTGAAATGGCTGAGCAAAATTTCCCACCTACCAGGTGGTGGAGGCTCACGAGAACTTGGGACTATACGACATCCTCGATAGCATTACTAATATAGTTGGCAGTAGTTTCTCCAGGTGCAATGAACTAGAAGTATTACTGCTGCAATGGTGCAGCTGACTGGTGATGACAACGCGAAGCCCTTGGGCTGCCCAGCCTGGCTTTACGAAGCTTCTGTAGTCAAATAGATGCAGAGTTGGTGTCACAAAATTCACCGACGAATATAATACTctctaatacgaaatttgagtgcagctctatacgtgttttcatttcgcgatatattgcctTGTGCGGACAATGTGTCTAGTGCggtacgttgcaaacggagcgatgtgtggcgccactgcctccCTAATctagagatcgcgagaggcagggcgtgggtgacgcgtgggcgcgattaacAGCAGCCTCTtcaaacagacctccgctcatgcagcgttttgtttccatacatacgatgcgcgctactctggtgccatctcgtagccatcgtcgccgcagagcccgtcttgcatggcagtacgcttttcttctcacgctttcgccataccttcctccaCCGCTTACTTCCTCACggtctcttcgctatcgcagtctttcatcccccgctgcgctccacgttcacTATTTCATCCTTGGGCGTGCTCGtctgctcggttacgagggacgccgactcTCGCCACAGGAACAGGTGTCTAAGAGCTGCGCACTAACGAACACACAAGCACACAGGCGGCAGTTACTTTAGGACCTTAACACCTGacccatgcacccccccccctcccctatagAAGAGGTAGTATAAACACAAACCAATAGGCCATCTTTCAAAATTATACCTTAGATTGCTGAGGAACCAACTTCGCGATGGCCAATATAACTGCAAGAAATTTTGATAGAAGAATTGGGTATAATTTAGCAGAGGGAGATCAAAACGTCAGCTTCCGAAAGAACTTCATGACCACACGTAAGCGAAGAAGGTGCGTGCTTTGGAAATACTCCATCGCAAATTAGATCAACTTGATTCAAATTCGAGCTGGTTCAAATTAAACAGGGCATGTTAAAATACAAAGTCCAATTGATCATCACCAATTTTTTCTCTCTCGTGCATTCAAGTGCGTGTGTTTCGAAATAAAATCTTCTTACAGAAATACTGATACGAAATTTACGAGCCACAGTAACGACAGAATACCACCAGAACAATACATTGCCAGTTATTGGGCACTATGCAGATAGCTGGGATTTACAGAAATCTTAGTTGCTAATTAGGCAAACAGATAACACAAATACGATGGTATATAAACGAATCGTAACATTACGTACACGACGTTTAATGCATCGAAATATACGTGCAAGATACGTACAACTGAGGAAAAAACTACCACAGGCAATCAAATTAACTATTCGGTAGTTATAAAATCTATTGTGTTGCATTCCTGGGTGAGCCGGAGATTCGTTTACTCGGTATCCTTGTCGTTATTTAGTTCTTGCCCCATTTGTCAATTTCAATAAGATGTTGTATTTGTTCTAATGCCACTGCGTTTGTCGAACGTATCGTCTGCTGCAAGAGGCCTATATTCAGGTGAATGCTGACGTTAACTTTTGTCTTGATACTCGCGTCTGTCATATCTTGATaatgacccgccatggttgctcagtggcttttgtgtttcgctactaagcacgaggtcatgggatgaTCAAATCCCTgctacggcggctgcatttagatggaggcACAATGCAAGAAAACCCGCGTTCTTAGATTTAggggctcgttaaagaaccctaggtagtaaaaattaacccggagtcccccactacagcgttccTCAAAAGCAGGTCGTTGTTTTGGCaagtgaaaccccataatttaatatctTGTTAATGAAACAAAAAAGTCAACAGTAAAGAGATGTGCGCACTAGGCCTATATACCTGCAGTGTAATGGACAAGAATTCAACCAACAATAAGAGCAGAAATTGACTAAGTGTAACAATAACGTTGCCGTGTAAGCGCGAGCGAAAGAACGGGCCACATTTTCCTCTGCACCGAGCATTCCACAAATACTTCGCTCAACGGCCATTCGTTATGTACACTCGTGTATGGCGGCTGGATGCGCTGCATGCTGGATATATTCTACGTGTCTAGACTCCGATATTAACCCTGTACTTTCCTCGGACATCTCCGAATCCGCCCAAGGATGATGCTCACGCGTGCTGGCTTCTAGGTTGTTTTCTATCCAAGAGGCGCGGCTGCCGCCTTTTTGCGCAAGAGGGACTCAGagggaaagaaggaagagaaatgGCGCCTACTCAGATGTCCCGGCAGCTAATGGATGGGATCTCCGGAGTGGCCGGTTCACTGCTACATACCTCTACGGTCGGTGAATGGTCCTTTGTCTGCTACGTTTTGAAAATGTCCTTGCAGTGCaatcgcagctttctttttttttatcgcagcATCCTAGCGTTAGTCAGACGTCAGATAGTGCTGTCCACATGCAGCGCAGTTAAAACCCGATTTTTGTTTTTCTGCGATGATTAGGGACGTGCCTACCACAGTGTTTAGGCGCATCATGTAGACCAATTCAAGTGTGTGAGAACGCTTAATCCTTAGGCATAAAAATTTCGATAGTAATACAACACACAAGCAAATGAGGAATCGTAAGACACCTTACCGTGCCACGTCCTCGCACTTATCATGCTTATCACCCTAATTTTACCGTTAAAAGAAACTTGTGGCTGATAGGAAAGGGGCGGGACGTTTCTGCTTCGTTCATATCCTGCAGTAAAATTCTGAGCAAACCTCCACTGCACTGACGCTAAGACATAGATCGCAATTGGCATATAAACTGGAAGTATCAAGATTTGCAAGTACAGCTGCTATGCGGTTGCCCGATGACAAGGGAATTTTCTCTTCTGCAGTACGAATTTCTGTTGCAATGTAAAACACTGCGAACCCACAAATGTATGTCCTGGCAGTAAAATAACGGCCAGCAACAAGTCAATGTCGTCGGCAACGATTCCGGCGTTACTATTTGTCATTCGCCATCCACCTTTCTTTCACAACCGCACCGAAGGAAAAGCAGCGTTTGACCATACCAGTGCAAAGTTGTTTCTTCTTTGAAATACCGCTTAAACGCAAACATTAGAGCCGTTATTTCTGATATATGAAAGCAATAAAGGGGAGAAGTTCTGATAGAATAAATTATACTCTTTGTAGGAGTGTCTTAAGTCACCAATATTGAATACCTCCTCTTGAACGTCTCTGTGCGCTCCCCATCTTcgtctctctcactctctctctctcacgcggcGCTCTGGATCCCCTGTTTCGCTGGTCATAAAATTGCATTGATTAACTTCAAGCGGTAGGGATTGCAAATGTGAAGAAAAAGGGGGGGCTGCGAGTAGGGGAACTAGACGGCATATGCACGAACCGTAACATTCGTATATTATTAATTTTAACATACATGAAATAATCATACGAGTACACAGGTATCCTTCACTGGCGACATCATGGGGTGCCGATGCTGTTTCTGTGTACTCCTCCGATGTCGGCCGGTGGCAAACGCTTGGTCACCATTGGAAATGGGGCAACATTCTAAAGAAGACCGGGCACGCTGTTACTTCACTGCTTTTCTTGCTTTGGTAATTCAATCTATAAATATTCGTGATTACTTGCGAGCCGTTTGGCTCTCCAGCCGTTCAAATGCGAAGTGCGGAGTTCAAGCCTTGTTGAGTGGGTCTAATATTTTGCACTTTCCTTCGATGTTTTCATTTCTGCGCAGTCCCGCCTACGTCAGCTGCCCAGCGCCTTCTTGCGATGTATATTGTGGCGGCCAGCCGACTGTACAGAAGTCACGTTTCCGGAATGATAAAATTTTCACGTCTATTTCAGTTTATCAAGAAACTTTTCTTTCACAAATACGTGACCACTGTTTGATACATAATTGTCTTCTAATCCGGTTAACATTCGAACAGTAACGCTAGTAATGGCAAAATTCTGCCTACTATTCCAAACAACCCCTCTACTTCAAAAGGTCTAAACACAGTGCAGCGCTAGCTGCAATGGACTGAATTCACACCTCACAAGCTCAACATTGATCGAGTCGGGGCCTTAATCGACGACGGTGGGTACAAGCTTGCGCTAAAGTTCCGACTTCCTGTTATCAGCGTGCTTCTAGCGAATCACTCTTAATATGCATCATATGCGACTGCTAGTAGCTCCAGACCATGTGCCCCGCTAAAACTGCACAGCTTGACATGTGAGTTCACATAAATTACTATCGCAGGATCAGCGCGTGCTGTCCTGCCCTCATCATGCGGGAAAGATTGCCAAAGGGCGTGTTGCATGAAAGTTAGAACACATTTCGGATTGCACATTTAGCCCGTTCAGCCATCTACCATGGTACGCCCATAAGTTCTTTCATGTGTTGTCATCTTATCACGTTAACATgctgctatttttctttttcttatcctCTTGCAGTCATGTCGTTCACCCAACACCTATTTATTACCATTATCGTGGGCTTTGCCCTCTTCACCTGCCAACCGTCTGCTGCTGAAACAGAGGAGAGTAAGTTATATGATCTTCAATTCCTCAATTTCTGAATCTACACTGCGTAAAGTAAGAGACCACTTAACGGAGGACGCGTCCTTTTCTCCTACGTGTTACATGTGAATCAGTTGGAAGGTGTAATTGAGTAAGCACGCGCACGATTTGGATCATCTGTTATCCAAGTTTTATATAAGGTCTTGTCTGTGTTTAAAAGGATTTAACACGCTATATTCTTACGAGGTCATACGTATGTGACTGTATCTCATGGTCATGATAAGGCGGCGACCTACAGTGTGTACACACGGGACACGAAGCGTTATGTGTGTTATTGGTTTACTACGCGTGACTCCGGGTCCCTGAAATCTGGTCAGATGCCCTCACAACGGTCCAGGAGAGATGCATTATGTGCCGAATGACCTTCGTCGATGATATGTTTACAAAATATGTCTTGTCTCTCTCGCTACCACAGGCTTACGGAACgcgaaggaaaacgaaagccgACCAGCTACGAGAGTAGAGCGCTCAGCAGTGCTCTGCGGCGACGGCGACCCTCCGCCGGCCATCACCGAGCCGAGGAAGAACAGTGAGTCAAAGTCACGGGTCAAGCGCACGCGCAGATTACCATATAGGTGGGCGCGGCAAGCGCCACCAGCCGTCGGGGTCGGATGGACACAGTACCAGGGTCAAACGGACACCTTCCAGCAGTCCTGGTACACGGACTCATCGGGCCGTGTCGTTGCTAGCGATCCGACTGTAAACGGTCGTCATCTCCCGCCGTCGGCCCCGGCGATCGCATGGGTCGCCGGACCGAGCGGTCCCTTGCCTCCGGGTTCGGTGGTTCCCCCAGGTTTGCAGGACGCATTAACGAAGCTAATAGTTGGCGCCGTGCAGCCGGTGAATCCGGCTGGACCTGGACCCCAAGTAATTCCGACGTCACCGGTCGGAGGGGAAGGACCAGCGGGCCAACCAGCAGCACCCGCACAGCAGCCGTACGGAGTGGGTAGCGGTGCTCAACCCGTTCCGGGAGTCGTTGGAATCCCAGACACTGCGGCTGCCTTACAAGACGAAGCCGAGCAGGATATTAATGGGCCGGAGAAATCACAGAAACCGAGGCAAGGCATGCAGAACGCCAGGGCTGGCGCACAGCCGAAGCTGGTGCTCTCTTTCAAGAAGGCAGTGCCCCCGAAGGAGGAGGAAGATGAGAAGGATGAGAAGGAAGAAAGTAGGTGACTGCGAGAAGAGATTTCTCAGCCTGCTGTTCATTCGCTACGGCTGCTGTGTGGGCGCCTCCGCCTTGTCTCTGTCTCGGCTGTGGGCTTCGCGCGACGCTTCACTCTGCTGCTTCCGCCGCTGCCGCTTGTGCTTTGTAGTCATTGTCATAGAAGGGCGCTTGTGGTCATGCTGACTGGGTTATCGGGCTCATTATTGCTAAAGCTTGGCTGCTTTCGGGGATGCGATCTTCTTTACTCGCAGCACGCGGTGTTCAAAGGAGCATAAGTACAGTAATGTTTAGCATCGCGTTTTTCGCCTTAATAGGTAGACATAGACCCACGAAATCAAACAGTGAATCCCCATTTATAATCGACAAATAAACAATCTACATTCTTTTTGTGACAAATCCAAAATAGGTTCAAATTAAAGAGTCAGAACATGGTTAAGGCGAAGTTATGAGAATCGCAGCAGATGATCACGTGATATGATTAACTCCTGATGCAGAGATTAACAGGCTACGCAGCGTTTCTTAAATATGAGTGTTAGCCATCATCGATTAGTAAATGTAGTAAAGTTGGGCTTGTAGTTAAGATGGTGCGCATTCTACGTCCAAAAATATGACCTTCTGAAAAGCTACAGGCTCACATCAAAACCCTCTTTTTCTCTACGACCAGGGTTACCCCGCATGCCCCCCTGGCAAGGCGGAGGAGGCTTCGTTCCTCCAGGTCACGGCGGAGGTCCGCCTGGCCATGCCAAGAGAGGTGGTGGCAAAGGGAGGAAAGGCGGTGGCCGCGGTGGTGGCCGTGGTCATGGCCCTGGTCATGGCCCTGGTCGTGGCCCTGGTGGACGCGGTCCTCCCGGCCATCGTGATTATGACTACTACGACACCCAAGAAGGCCGCGGAGGTCGCGGTCCTCCCCGTGGTGAAGACTATCCCGATGGTCCGCACCCGGGACATGGAGGCCATGGTCATCCTCCGCCGCATGGAGACTACCCAGAAGACCCGCACCGCGAGCCGCGGCcaccaccacatcgaccacaccATAGGCCACCTCCCGAAGAAGGACCGCGACAACAGCACCCTCCGCCGACGCAGGACCAGTACCAGCctccgccaccacgggagaggccTCCGGCACAGAGACCCACTCCGCCTCTTCCGTACGACCCCAGCGAACCTGAAGAACAGCCTGAGGACGCCCCCGCAGCCGGGCAGCCGTCGCAGAGTCCTAACCTGCGAGACTTGCAGCCACGTGAGTACCTTTTCAGGACGAAGTAGCAAAAGAACACGTCGCAGAAGCGGCAAAGTGCTCTTTCTTTCGAGACAACTTTCTTGGGAGAACCTGCAATGGAACATATTACATGGTTGCCGAAAATTTCAATCATCGTCGTTAGAGTTTTAGTCAGGATGGCATGGAAAAAATGCAAGAGTGCAAGCCTACAGTTCGCAAACGTTGTCTTCTTATGACTCTATCACAATGGCCAACAAATTGGCCTAACACTTGTCCGCAAACAAAATCTTGTCGACGGCACTGCCACACCGCAGCAAcaaaatcaatgtttttttttagtttacgcGTTCATCGCGTATCCGAATTATCGCCGTTGCATCTGCGTGACGTAACTGCTTACATGAAGTTATCTGCATGCGAACCTGGTCTTGGCGATATTGTCGTTCTCACTAACATGGTCCTTATGCATTCTATAATGCGTTTTGGTATGATTGGCTCACTGTAAAGCTGGTTAGGGACGGTGTGAGAGCACAGAACAGTTTTTGTAGTTCGACCACAGGGTTCAGTAGTGCTCACAGTATGCCAGTGTTCTTCAAGAAGCTTCGGTATTTCCACCGCAAAACAACTGTCGACACACCTAGTAAGGTGAAAGATTGGGCCAGTTGTTTTTGCGTCAAGGTCACAACAGCACAAACTAAAACATATATACAAAGAAAGAGACACACGGGGAAAAGGTCAACACACCATCACAATACTAACATGCATCACTACAAACACAGAAgacaaataaatatatatttaaaggcagCCAGGCACTTTACATCCCCACGCTATCAATATCAGGGTCATCGGGATTGAAGAAAAGGACCAACGTAATGTCAGTCATCTTCGTTGCTCTAATAATTACATAATATTCCAGGACTGCATTCATAAAACGCTCTTACGCTAAAACAATTCCTGAAGGCAGGCGCGCCAGCGAATCCTGTTATTGGGTATATTGTTAGCGAAGGCATATGGTCAATAGAAAAGAGCCCTTACGCACGAAAAGATTCCGGAATTCGGCGGCggttttttaaagaaatggcatgAATGGGTGTGTAGTCCTAATTATATGTTTGCTTGCTACGAAAGCACTCAGTACTTATTAAGTCAAGGACCTTCACTCTTACGTACGCAGAACTGTAACAGCTTCCAATGCAGCCTGTTCGCTACACaataatgtttctttctttttagtcttAATAAGATTGGTCACGAAgttaaggaaaaaaataaatgatggAAGGAGGAACTTATATCCTGTGCAAGAATAACCTTGCGTAAGCGGCACCAGGTtggaatttttttcttccttttatatTGTTCTTAAGTAGACGTCCACTGCAGTGACATTAATGCTAGCATCTTGTGCAAGTGCAGCGCAAGTCAGAAAACGGAATGTGACCCGACGGTCGGCACCACTTATATTTAGATGCGTTTCTTTTTAGTTCTAACAAGAAATTTATCTCCGCGAATAATAAAGGTGTCAGTAAGCAGCAACCTTTGGCGATGATAAAATTATTAAGCCGTTTCAATACGtccgaaaaagaaaacatgatacAATTTTGCGTTCTTTCCGTACACGCAACATTTCTGCGGCCAAGTGAAATGCAGTGTGACCGAATTCAAGCAATTACAGCAAGTATTTCGCAGTTCGCAGTTCGCGATGACGGATACAGAAAAATGACGCAAGGACGAAAGTATCGCATCCATGAAGCCCAAATTAAAGTCAAAGTGCTGTAGCCCTGTGTTATAGAAGGATTTCaacagttaataataataataataataataataataataataataataataataataataataataataataataataataataataataataataataataatctttattgcaCGAAGGAATACAGAATACAAGAaacgggcctgccaaagccacaagAGGCTTGAGGGACTTGGCCCGGCAAATCAGCGGACGAGCGTGCAATATTTACTTTACCATAGACATCTGGCAAGATAATGCAGGAGGACTAACAGTTGGGAAGCATAACACGAACAAGAAGCAAAACATATAGCAAGAATCAATAATCGACACCAAGACGGCAAgatgtacattttttttaaaatgatgaacagcatttattttattttatttttttatttaagaataccttacaggcctcaaagttagccattgagtaaggggggcagtacatagaagaTACAttgaatacaagacatctataaaccgtatctgtttacaaccttCAACCAAAGTAGaactgagatgaaaaaagaattatttagatcacgattcactagggaaaagaagaaacataaaaaaacataatataataacaaggaataaatcatACAGATTGTtgtcagtgaagtcgtgtaattaataaaaacagtaatgatgaaaaacaatgacagaaaagttacggacgcgacattccaacgaaacggtaaacatagcgacataacagtaataatgcgaaaataagctgtaaatatagtgcaagtatagaaagcattgtgcgacaaacgtaaaacttcacttttctttagtcatgtattcaatcaaggcatcacggaatgaatcgtagttagATTGGCTTGCAATACTGTCCGGGAGtgaattccatattctgatagcacgaggaagagcagagtaatggaatgccTTTGTAGACCCGTGTTACAAATgttgagaataataataataataataataataataataataatatggcgGACATGTTAGAATCTATGGGAAGCGAATCTTTCGTTAAGCTGTTTATTCGCGTACACATGCTGCGGACATGATGCATGTGCCAATCATTTCTAAGAGCTACTTGGCATTGGCACGAAAGAAGCATGCGTGTGatgatgacctaaataaaaaaaatgtggcgtAATGGTAACAGCATCGGGCTGTCACGTGGAAGAGCGAAGTTCGAACCCACCTTAGGACACATAACTTGCTCCTTTTCTATGCGTGCCATTAATATCGCAAGGGAGCAGGATTCACAGCCACTGTAAGCAATGTCCAGGAGGGTTTGCTAAGGAGGCTTCGCTTTAAATACTTTCGGCTACCTTAAATGACATGCTTTACGCGTGAACAAGCAAGCAGGATGTTTCATTTATATAGTAGCGGTTGTACGTTAGATGGAATTTTCGTATAGTGACAGAGAACTGTGAAGGGTGACAGACGGTCATTCAATATCTGCCCTCCATTTTGGTCTGTACAGACACAGTTATCTCAAGACATTCATACGCATTAATAGTTCTTCGAAGATTACATAAGGGCCAAATAAAGTGTCTCCGCTGCGTTGTGATTATACTGTTATGCAAACGGAGCTGTGGGtggtttatttttattatttttttttctgtccgcgCAGTGTGCGGAGTCCGGAGTCTCGCGTTTGCCGAAGACAAGTCGAGCGACTACCAGACTGTGCCCTTCATCGTGGGCGGCAACGTGACCTCCCACCGGAGCTGGCCATGGATGGTATGTGCGAGGAAGTGGCCGGATCTGGCGACGCAACCTTTTCGCCGAATCTCGCGCCCGCATCGCGTTGCGGCGCGAGCTGGCGTTCCATCGCACTGCTCCTTTCCTTTCTCGAACGGCCTGCCGCGAAAGAAAGCTTGCACAAGGCGCAGTTTTCTCTTTTGTCACATGTACTTTCGTCCGCTCCCAGCGTTTTCCTGGGAGGGTTTCGCATGCTTGAGTTGCGCTGTTCCTTGCAAGCAGTTCGCACAAACAAGAGATTTGCGCTCAAGGAGAGAGCGTGAGCGAGTGTGCGTGATGTTGCGGCACCAGCGGCTCTGGTACTTCGTTTCTTGAGGCAGGCCGAAGCGGCTCAGTTCTGACGACGAACGTATTTTCGGATACGATAATGGTACAATATGTTTGTAGAATAACCTATCTCCGACAGAActgtcaccatcatcatcctatttatgCTCACTGTATGACGAAGACCGCTTCCAGCTATCTACATTTAACCCTGTCTTGCATCAGCTGTCTCCTTCCTAAGCACGCAAGTTTTTCAGTTTCCGTCATACTAGTTAATCCTTTACCGGCCTCGACTGTGTTTTTCGTGCCTTGTGATCTACGCTGTAAATCTATGAGACCACCTGTTATCTGATCGGCACATTGCgcaacctgcccagctccatgcTTTCTCTGAATCTTAATGAGAAGACAGCTACACCTCTTTTCTTTCTAATGCATACCGTCGTCTTCGTATCTCCTTGCGCCACCattatctttcttcttttttcgttccatcacacGTTGCGTGCTACATTTTCTTTCCACTTTCTTTGTTGACCTccagtttttcttcctttttttcatagGCTATTACTGGTAGAATTGCACACTTTTCGTTAATGATAACGtcagagagcgagagaaaaatgGCGTGGGAAAGGCAAAGAGTTTAACCGGAAGAAATTCCGATTTGCTGTTGCACGGGGGAAAGGTAAAGAGAAATGAAACACGGAAAGAATAGCGGAGAGATAAAGCGAAGGCGtgaaaaaaaatagaggaggtgGGGAATGTCCGTTAGTACTATAGtctctctaataggccactggAACGCTAAAACTCCACGATCTAAGGACAACACGGCACACTCAAAAGAAGATACGCAACACAGATAAACTGGAGTCGGAGCGATGGACAAAATATTGTGAGCGATGGACAAAATATTGGACGCCTTGTTCAATCTGTAATCAAGGCTT is a window from the Dermacentor variabilis isolate Ectoservices chromosome 3, ASM5094787v1, whole genome shotgun sequence genome containing:
- the LOC142575901 gene encoding uncharacterized protein LOC142575901 isoform X1 gives rise to the protein MSFTQHLFITIIVGFALFTCQPSAAETEESLRNAKENESRPATRVERSAVLCGDGDPPPAITEPRKNSESKSRVKRTRRLPYRWARQAPPAVGVGWTQYQGQTDTFQQSWYTDSSGRVVASDPTVNGRHLPPSAPAIAWVAGPSGPLPPGSVVPPGLQDALTKLIVGAVQPVNPAGPGPQVIPTSPVGGEGPAGQPAAPAQQPYGVGSGAQPVPGVVGIPDTAAALQDEAEQDINGPEKSQKPRQGMQNARAGAQPKLVLSFKKAVPPKEEEDEKDEKEERLPRMPPWQGGGGFVPPGHGGGPPGHAKRGGGKGRKGGGRGGGRGHGPGHGPGRGPGGRGPPGHRDYDYYDTQEGRGGRGPPRGEDYPDGPHPGHGGHGHPPPHGDYPEDPHREPRPPPHRPHHRPPPEEGPRQQHPPPTQDQYQPPPPRERPPAQRPTPPLPYDPSEPEEQPEDAPAAGQPSQSPNLRDLQPLCGVRSLAFAEDKSSDYQTVPFIVGGNVTSHRSWPWMAKLEVLNPDEITYKFLCGGSLISARYMITAAHCFSPIPERAQNYRVVFFSPRPGFTLERIVEKIIIHDKYNSYSHYYDIAAVRFNRDLLRPFMPICLPTPTFTGRALADQEAYVIGWGSTKFGGPSSKELREVSLPIWSNSECKKVYDPLNSQHIDRGITKEQLCAGRKEGGVDACQGDSGGPLMVLDGNKRWTLVGIVSFGHSCASPNFPGVYTRTDSYLDWIRQNVNFTA
- the LOC142575901 gene encoding uncharacterized protein LOC142575901 isoform X2, giving the protein MSFTQHLFITIIVGFALFTCQPSAAETEESLRNAKENESRPATRVERSAVLCGDGDPPPAITEPRKNRLPRMPPWQGGGGFVPPGHGGGPPGHAKRGGGKGRKGGGRGGGRGHGPGHGPGRGPGGRGPPGHRDYDYYDTQEGRGGRGPPRGEDYPDGPHPGHGGHGHPPPHGDYPEDPHREPRPPPHRPHHRPPPEEGPRQQHPPPTQDQYQPPPPRERPPAQRPTPPLPYDPSEPEEQPEDAPAAGQPSQSPNLRDLQPLCGVRSLAFAEDKSSDYQTVPFIVGGNVTSHRSWPWMAKLEVLNPDEITYKFLCGGSLISARYMITAAHCFSPIPERAQNYRVVFFSPRPGFTLERIVEKIIIHDKYNSYSHYYDIAAVRFNRDLLRPFMPICLPTPTFTGRALADQEAYVIGWGSTKFGGPSSKELREVSLPIWSNSECKKVYDPLNSQHIDRGITKEQLCAGRKEGGVDACQGDSGGPLMVLDGNKRWTLVGIVSFGHSCASPNFPGVYTRTDSYLDWIRQNVNFTA